GCAAGCTTGAAAAATCCCAATTTTGCAGCGCAATAAATAAGCCCGTGGCAAGTACCAAGGTTGGCACCGCTAAAATAATCATACCGAAATTAGTCACAACATTAGCTAATTTTTGCCAATACAGCCATTGCAGGCGACGAGAAAGCAAAAGTACCGCAATCGACAAGCACAACGCCAAGAATGCCGATGTCGGCGCCATGGTCAAAGAATATCCCAAGGCACGCCAAAGCGCCACGTTTTCCCAAGCCATGCGCCAATAATGTGCGCTTTGCGAAGTAAAAAAAGCGCTAACTACAATATGCAACAGCGGCGTTAATACAAAGAGCAAACACAATCCCACCCAAAACACTTGCCAAATTTTGACCGCACTTTTTTGTTTATCTAACCATAAATTTTGGCTGGGCAAATCGATTGCCGGTGTGCGACTAAAAGCGCCGCCAAGGATGAACAACATAAAGCAAAAGCTCACTTGCAACAATGCAAATAACGCTGCTTTCGGCAGATCAAATTCAAATAACAAGGCTTGATAAATCGCCACTTCCAAGGTGGTATATTTGGGTCCGCCGCCCAAGGTAAGTACTAAGGTAAAACTGGTAAAACACAACATAAAAATCAGGCTAAATACCGGCAATGCTTGTTGGCGTAAATACGGATATTCAATCAGGCGCACAAATTGCCAACCGCGCAAATTCAATTGTGCCGCCAGTTGACGTTGTTGTGTAGGAATGGCTTGAAAACTTTGCAAAAATAATCGAGCCGCCAAAGGAATATTAAAAAATAAATGCGCGGTTAAAATACCGCTTAAGCCATAAAAATGCGGCTGCCAATGCCATCCTGCGGATTTGCTTAATTGCGCCAACCAACCGGAATTACCATACACACCCATTAACCCGAAAACCACCACCAACGCCGGCAATACAAAGGTTAACGATAATAAACGCAGGATCCAAGACTGACTTGCCCATTTTTGATAAAACAACGCACGCGCCAGCAAAACGCCACCAAGAAGCGATAACACTGCCGATAAAAAGGCTTGCCAAAAGCTGAATAAAATGACTTGATGGACATAGGAATCATGCAAAAACGAGCCAAAAGCGACCGCACTTTCGGTGGAAAAAACCGCCCGCAGCGCCAGCCAATAAATCCCCAGTAACAAGGCAAAAACTAAGATGCCGCCCATATAATGTCTTGGGCGGAATTGCGGCGAAGAAAAATTCATCATTATTCTGTCAAGCTAACTTGCCATTGTGAAATCCATTGTTTCAACAGCACCGGTTGAATCTTCGTCGTATCAAAGACTTTCGCTTGCATTTGTTGCGTACGCAAGGCATCAATCGCTGGCGCAATTGGCGTATCGATCACCGGCAGCATCACGTTATATTGAGTAATTTCGCTTTGCGCTTGCGGCGTTAACAGAAAATCCAAAAATAAATCCGCACAAGGGTTTTGGCTGACCGCAATTTTCGCCGCCACTTCAATTTGCAGCACGCCGCCTTCTTGTAAATTTGTCGCAGCATATTGATCTTTTTGCTCTTGCAGCAAATGGTACAGCGGGGAGGTATTATAACTTAGCACCAAATCCGCCTCGCCTTTTAAAAACGCCCCGTAACTTTCCGACCAACCTTTGCCCACGGTCACCGTGTGTTTCGCCAGTTGTTGCCACGCTGTCTCGATTGACGCGGACGATGAATTATCAGCATTAAACACCGCATTCATCCACACCACCAAGCCGCGCCCAACCGCGCTGGTTCGCGGATCCTGATAAATCACGCGTAAATCTTCGCGCTCAATCAATTCTTGCAACGTCTGCGGCGGGTTGGCTAATTTTGTTTTATCATAAATAAACGCATATTGCCCGAAATCATAGGGTAAAAAGGTAGAATCTTGCCAAGAAATCGGCAAGGATAAACGGGTTAAATCCACCTTATTCGGCGCAAATAAACCAGTTTTGCGCGCTTCATCCAACACGTAATGATCCAACCCCAACACGACATCCGCTTTGGTTTTCTTACCCTCTAAACGCAAGCGGTTAAACAGCGTACCGCTACTATCAAAAGGCACATAATGAATTTGGCATTGTTGCTGCACCTTTTCAAATAGCGCTTTCACTTTAGGGCCCGCGCCCCAATCAGAACTAAAACTGCCATAAGTATAAACATTCAGTAACGCAACAGATTGCGCCTTTGCCGCAACAGAAAATACGCCACTTGCCAACAAAAGTGCGGTCGAAAATAATCCCGTTTTTTTACCTATATTCTTGAACATCAATGCTTCCTTATGGTTAAGATTGTAATTGTTTGACTGCCGAGGCTATATCCGCCGCTTGCGTAATAGCGGAAATCACCGCTACGCCATCAGCGCCCAACCGGCGCAGCTGCGACGCATTTTGCGTGGTAATTCCGCCGATAGCAACACAAGGTTTATTTACCCCTAACTGGCGAATTTCGCGAATAAATGCCGGCGACAATACCAGCGCATGATCCGCTTTGGATTGCGTCGCAAAAATCGGTCCCAGTCCGAAATAATCAATATTCGGATTATCTTTATCGGCGACGCCTTGCGCCATATTATTAATCGACAAGCCGACAATTAACGAACGGGTGGCTCTTGCATCAAGCGCTTGTTTAATTTGATCTTTTTGTCCCACATGAATACCATCAGCCTCAATTTCCAAGGCGAATTCAATATCGTCGTTAACAATAAAAGGCACGCGATATTGGCGACAAAGATCACGACAAGCCAGCGCCAATTGCTTTTGTCGCGCCGGATCCGACGCTAAAGAATACGTACCTTTATCGCGAAATTGGAAACAACTGATTCCCGCCGCTAGTGCTCGCTGCAAAATCGACAATAAATTTTGTTCCGGCTGCCCGTTTAAATGGCGACAATCTTGCGTTCCCGCAATAAAATAAACCTGTAACATCTTCGCAATCGCGTTCATTGTTAATCCTTATATGCCCAATGGTTTGTCGGTCCGTGTCCATGCCCAATATTCAACGGATGAGAAATGGCGGCGCTGATAAAGGCTTTGGC
This sequence is a window from [Pasteurella] mairii. Protein-coding genes within it:
- the thiP gene encoding thiamine transport system permease ThiP; this translates as MMNFSSPQFRPRHYMGGILVFALLLGIYWLALRAVFSTESAVAFGSFLHDSYVHQVILFSFWQAFLSAVLSLLGGVLLARALFYQKWASQSWILRLLSLTFVLPALVVVFGLMGVYGNSGWLAQLSKSAGWHWQPHFYGLSGILTAHLFFNIPLAARLFLQSFQAIPTQQRQLAAQLNLRGWQFVRLIEYPYLRQQALPVFSLIFMLCFTSFTLVLTLGGGPKYTTLEVAIYQALLFEFDLPKAALFALLQVSFCFMLFILGGAFSRTPAIDLPSQNLWLDKQKSAVKIWQVFWVGLCLLFVLTPLLHIVVSAFFTSQSAHYWRMAWENVALWRALGYSLTMAPTSAFLALCLSIAVLLLSRRLQWLYWQKLANVVTNFGMIILAVPTLVLATGLFIALQNWDFSSLHLWLIVIFCNALVAMPFVIRILAVPMSNNLIYYEKLCQSLGIVGWARWRLIEWHNLKAPIKYAFALACGLSLGDFTAIALFGNQDFTSLPHLLYQQLGSYRMAEAAITALILLLFCLGIFSVVERNKPE
- the tbpA_1 gene encoding thiamine transport system substrate-binding protein is translated as MFKNIGKKTGLFSTALLLASGVFSVAAKAQSVALLNVYTYGSFSSDWGAGPKVKALFEKVQQQCQIHYVPFDSSGTLFNRLRLEGKKTKADVVLGLDHYVLDEARKTGLFAPNKVDLTRLSLPISWQDSTFLPYDFGQYAFIYDKTKLANPPQTLQELIEREDLRVIYQDPRTSAVGRGLVVWMNAVFNADNSSSASIETAWQQLAKHTVTVGKGWSESYGAFLKGEADLVLSYNTSPLYHLLQEQKDQYAATNLQEGGVLQIEVAAKIAVSQNPCADLFLDFLLTPQAQSEITQYNVMLPVIDTPIAPAIDALRTQQMQAKVFDTTKIQPVLLKQWISQWQVSLTE
- the thiE gene encoding thiamine-phosphate pyrophosphorylase, whose product is MNAIAKMLQVYFIAGTQDCRHLNGQPEQNLLSILQRALAAGISCFQFRDKGTYSLASDPARQKQLALACRDLCRQYRVPFIVNDDIEFALEIEADGIHVGQKDQIKQALDARATRSLIVGLSINNMAQGVADKDNPNIDYFGLGPIFATQSKADHALVLSPAFIREIRQLGVNKPCVAIGGITTQNASQLRRLGADGVAVISAITQAADIASAVKQLQS